A region of Streptomyces sp. NBC_01788 DNA encodes the following proteins:
- a CDS encoding MTH1187 family thiamine-binding protein — MIVAFSVTPLGVGEDVGEYVADAVRVVRESGLPNRTDAMFTSVEGEWDQVMDVVKRAVAAVEARAPRVSLVLKADIRPGVTDGLTAKVERVERHLAQDARPAR; from the coding sequence ATGATCGTCGCCTTTTCCGTGACTCCGCTGGGCGTCGGCGAGGACGTGGGGGAGTACGTCGCCGACGCCGTCCGGGTCGTCCGCGAGTCCGGCCTGCCCAACCGCACCGACGCGATGTTCACCTCAGTGGAGGGGGAGTGGGACCAGGTCATGGACGTCGTCAAGCGCGCCGTCGCCGCGGTGGAGGCACGCGCGCCGCGCGTCTCCCTGGTCCTCAAGGCGGACATCCGCCCCGGCGTGACGGACGGCCTCACCGCCAAGGTGGAACGGGTCGAGAGGCATCTCGCCCAGGACGCCCGGCCGGCGCGGTAG
- a CDS encoding ArsR/SmtB family transcription factor, with the protein MPFRLHFGGDDLLRCRFAVSPLWETQEAVRTLRRPDRHGYHPYWLRRIREAARGLDLAPLWLLMPRRGHSPDFLGPPPIGPAAVFEDEIAQVRAADPGAARDDLARALADTPGAPESSRGRAMLADPGRAVRELADLMEAAWRALIEPEWPRLRALLEADVAFHSRRLAEVGLGALLPELDRRLSWDGRTLTIDWPGEHGRDLDGRGLVLMPSVFSWPDVISGFDPPWQPTLVYPARGLAGLWARPGTEGGEPLVRLLGRGRAGVLAALSDPATTTALAHRLGLAPSSVSAHLTVLRDAGLLTSRRYGHQVLYERTPLGMALVSGG; encoded by the coding sequence GTGCCGTTCCGTCTGCACTTCGGCGGTGACGACCTCCTGCGGTGCCGGTTCGCGGTGTCGCCTCTGTGGGAGACGCAGGAGGCGGTGCGGACGCTGCGGCGGCCGGACCGGCACGGGTACCACCCGTACTGGCTGCGCCGCATCCGGGAGGCCGCGCGGGGGCTGGACCTCGCCCCGCTGTGGCTGCTCATGCCCAGGCGCGGGCACAGCCCCGACTTCCTCGGACCGCCGCCGATCGGGCCCGCGGCCGTGTTCGAGGACGAGATCGCCCAGGTGCGCGCGGCGGACCCCGGGGCGGCGCGGGACGACCTGGCGCGGGCGCTCGCCGATACGCCGGGTGCGCCGGAGTCGTCGCGGGGGCGGGCGATGCTCGCCGATCCGGGGCGCGCGGTGCGGGAGCTGGCCGATCTGATGGAGGCCGCGTGGCGTGCGCTGATCGAGCCGGAGTGGCCGCGGCTGCGGGCGCTGCTCGAGGCGGATGTGGCCTTCCACTCGCGGCGGCTGGCCGAGGTGGGCCTGGGGGCGCTGCTGCCGGAGCTGGACCGGCGGCTGTCCTGGGACGGGCGGACGCTGACGATCGACTGGCCGGGCGAGCACGGGCGCGACCTCGACGGGCGGGGGCTGGTCCTGATGCCGAGCGTGTTCTCCTGGCCGGACGTGATCAGCGGCTTCGACCCGCCCTGGCAGCCCACGCTGGTGTATCCGGCGCGGGGGCTCGCGGGCCTGTGGGCGCGGCCGGGCACGGAGGGCGGCGAGCCCCTGGTGCGGCTCCTTGGGCGGGGGCGGGCCGGGGTCCTGGCCGCGCTGAGCGATCCGGCGACGACGACGGCTCTGGCCCACCGGCTGGGTCTTGCTCCGTCGTCGGTGTCGGCGCATCTGACGGTGCTGCGGGACGCGGGCCTGCTCACGTCCCGCCGGTACGGGCACCAGGTGCTGTACGAACGCACACCGCTGGGGATGGCACTGGTCTCCGGCGGATGA
- a CDS encoding MFS transporter — MQQQAPEPTPTPQAPDRPAPAPTPAPAPVPMAEPAAGYARVFAVPEFRAVFAAHALSLLGVMVSEIALSVLVYDLTGSPLMSALTFALGLMPYVIGGTLLSGIADRFPARRVLVVCDLVCAACVAPMVVPGAHIGVLLALRCAVAVVSPVFQGTRMASLTDILGDGELFVLGRSLLRIVSQSALLAGFGLGGLLLTVVSPRHALLITVVTFLASAALLRLGTRHRPARTGQPGALVGDSLRGARLVLADRRVRVLLLLFWVPPMFAVVPEALAAPYADALGAGSVGLGLLMCGLPVGTIASELYAGSRLRPAVRERIALPLVCLTLLPYLGYALRPGLAVSLVLLVLSGAGSAYTLGLDQWFVRAVPGELRGRAMTLLTAGLMTIQGVGMALAGVAAEFAGVTATVAGAGVLGTVCCVGLAVAARRTEG, encoded by the coding sequence ATGCAGCAGCAAGCTCCCGAGCCCACCCCGACCCCGCAGGCCCCGGACCGGCCCGCACCCGCACCCACGCCCGCCCCCGCCCCCGTGCCCATGGCCGAACCGGCGGCCGGCTACGCCCGGGTCTTCGCGGTACCCGAGTTCCGGGCGGTCTTCGCCGCCCACGCCCTCTCCCTGCTCGGCGTGATGGTCAGCGAGATCGCCCTGTCGGTCCTCGTCTACGACCTCACCGGCTCGCCCCTGATGAGCGCCCTCACCTTCGCGCTCGGCCTCATGCCCTACGTCATCGGCGGCACCCTCCTCAGCGGTATCGCCGACCGCTTCCCGGCCCGCCGCGTGCTCGTCGTCTGCGACCTGGTGTGCGCGGCCTGCGTGGCGCCGATGGTGGTGCCCGGAGCCCACATCGGCGTCCTGCTCGCGCTGCGCTGCGCCGTCGCCGTGGTGTCACCGGTGTTCCAGGGAACGCGGATGGCCAGCCTCACGGACATCCTCGGCGACGGCGAGCTGTTCGTCCTCGGCCGCTCCCTGCTGCGGATCGTCTCGCAGAGCGCGCTGCTCGCCGGCTTCGGCCTCGGCGGCCTGCTGCTCACCGTGGTCAGCCCCCGGCACGCCCTGCTGATCACCGTCGTCACCTTCCTCGCCTCCGCCGCCCTGCTCCGCCTCGGCACCCGGCACCGCCCCGCCCGGACCGGGCAGCCCGGCGCCCTGGTGGGCGACTCGCTGCGCGGTGCCCGGCTGGTGCTCGCCGACCGCCGGGTCCGCGTACTGCTCCTGCTGTTCTGGGTGCCGCCGATGTTCGCGGTCGTGCCGGAGGCCCTGGCGGCCCCGTACGCCGACGCGCTCGGGGCCGGCTCCGTCGGCCTTGGGCTGCTGATGTGCGGGCTGCCCGTCGGCACGATCGCGAGCGAGCTGTACGCCGGCTCCCGGCTGCGGCCGGCCGTCCGGGAGCGGATCGCCCTGCCGCTGGTCTGCCTGACCCTGCTGCCCTACCTCGGCTACGCCCTGCGCCCCGGCCTCGCCGTCTCCCTGGTCCTGCTGGTGCTCTCGGGCGCCGGGTCGGCGTACACGCTCGGCCTCGACCAGTGGTTCGTGCGGGCGGTGCCCGGGGAACTGCGAGGCCGGGCCATGACCCTGCTGACCGCCGGACTCATGACGATCCAGGGCGTGGGCATGGCGCTGGCCGGGGTCGCGGCGGAGTTCGCCGGAGTGACGGCGACCGTCGCGGGGGCCGGAGTCCTGGGGACGGTGTGCTGCGTGGGGCTGGCGGTGGCCGCCCGCCGGACCGAAGGCTGA
- a CDS encoding MarR family winged helix-turn-helix transcriptional regulator — protein sequence MPKPLSLPFDPIARADELWKQRWGSVPSMAAITSIMRAHQILLAEVDAVVKPYGLTFARYEALVLLTFSKAGELPMSKIGERLMVHPTSVTNTVDRLVKSGLVARRPNPNDGRGTLAVITDKGREVVDSATRDLMAMEFGLGAYDAEECGEIFAMLRPLRIAAHDFDED from the coding sequence GTGCCGAAGCCCCTCAGTCTTCCTTTCGACCCCATCGCCCGTGCCGACGAGCTCTGGAAGCAGCGCTGGGGAAGCGTGCCGTCCATGGCCGCGATCACCTCGATCATGCGCGCCCACCAGATCCTGCTCGCCGAGGTCGACGCGGTGGTCAAGCCGTACGGGCTGACCTTCGCGCGCTACGAGGCCCTGGTGCTGCTCACCTTCTCCAAGGCCGGCGAACTGCCGATGTCCAAGATCGGTGAGCGTCTGATGGTGCACCCCACGTCCGTGACGAACACCGTGGACCGGCTGGTCAAGTCCGGCCTCGTCGCCCGGCGCCCCAACCCCAACGACGGGCGCGGCACGCTCGCCGTCATCACCGACAAGGGCCGCGAGGTCGTCGACTCGGCCACCCGCGACCTGATGGCGATGGAGTTCGGCCTCGGGGCCTACGACGCCGAGGAGTGCGGCGAGATCTTCGCGATGCTGCGCCCGCTGCGGATCGCCGCGCACGACTTCGACGAGGACTGA
- a CDS encoding DUF3817 domain-containing protein, with protein sequence MKKSVLTRYRVMAYVTGVLLVLLTLGVIAKYLFKMDGAAGFTSVVGIAHGWLYVVYLVFAFDLGSKAKWPVAKQLWVLLAGTIPTAAFFVERRVSRELESRLAAQDEAPAVAEA encoded by the coding sequence ATGAAAAAGAGCGTGCTGACCCGCTACCGGGTCATGGCCTACGTCACCGGTGTGCTGCTGGTCCTGCTGACTCTCGGCGTGATCGCCAAGTACCTGTTCAAGATGGACGGCGCGGCGGGCTTCACGAGCGTCGTCGGCATCGCGCACGGCTGGCTGTACGTCGTGTACCTCGTGTTCGCGTTCGACCTGGGTTCCAAGGCCAAGTGGCCGGTCGCCAAGCAGCTGTGGGTGCTCCTCGCGGGCACCATCCCGACCGCCGCCTTCTTCGTCGAGCGCAGGGTCAGCCGCGAGCTGGAGTCCCGGCTCGCCGCGCAGGACGAGGCCCCCGCGGTCGCCGAGGCGTAG
- a CDS encoding acyl-CoA mutase large subunit family protein produces MDADAIEEGRHRWQARYDAARKREADFTTLSGDPVEPVYGPRPGDTYEGFERIGWPGEYPFTRGLYPTGYRGRTWTIRQFAGFGNAEQTNERYKMILGNGGGGLSVAFDMPTLMGRDSDDPRALGEVGHCGVAIDSAADMEVLFKDIPLGDVTTSMTISGPAVPVFCMYLVAAERQGVDASVLNGTLQTDIFKEYIAQKEWLFQPEPHLRLIGDLMEHCAARIPAYKPLSVSGYHIREAGATAAQELAYTLADGFGYVELGLSRGLDVDVFAPGLSFFFDAHLDFFEEIAKFRAARRIWARWMRDVYGARTDKAQWLRFHTQTAGVSLTAQQPYNNVVRTAVEALAAVLGGTNSLHTNALDETLALPSEQAAEIALRTQQVLMEETGVANVADPLGGSWYIEQLTDRIEADAEKIFEQIKERGLRAHPDGQHPIGPITSGILRGIEDGWFTGEIAESAFRYQRSLEKGDKRVVGVNVHTGSVTGDLEILRVSHEVEREQVRVLGERRAGRDESVVRSALDAMLAAARSGANMIEPMLDAVRAEATLGEICGVLRDEWGVYTEPPGF; encoded by the coding sequence ATGGACGCTGACGCCATTGAGGAGGGCCGCCACCGCTGGCAGGCCCGGTACGACGCCGCACGCAAGCGCGAGGCGGACTTCACCACGCTCTCGGGCGACCCCGTGGAGCCGGTGTACGGTCCCCGACCGGGAGACACGTACGAGGGATTCGAGCGGATCGGCTGGCCGGGGGAGTACCCCTTCACCCGTGGCCTGTACCCGACCGGCTACCGGGGGCGTACGTGGACGATCCGGCAGTTCGCCGGGTTCGGCAACGCCGAGCAGACCAACGAGCGCTACAAGATGATCCTCGGCAACGGCGGAGGCGGGCTCTCGGTCGCCTTCGACATGCCGACGCTCATGGGCCGCGACTCCGACGACCCCCGTGCGCTGGGCGAGGTCGGCCACTGCGGCGTGGCCATCGACTCGGCGGCCGACATGGAGGTGCTGTTCAAGGACATCCCGCTCGGTGACGTCACCACGTCGATGACGATCAGCGGGCCGGCCGTCCCCGTCTTCTGCATGTACCTGGTCGCCGCGGAACGGCAGGGCGTGGACGCCTCCGTTCTCAACGGCACGCTGCAGACGGACATCTTCAAGGAGTACATCGCGCAGAAGGAGTGGCTCTTCCAGCCCGAGCCGCATCTGCGCCTCATCGGCGACCTGATGGAGCACTGTGCGGCCAGGATCCCCGCGTACAAGCCGCTGTCGGTCTCCGGCTACCACATCCGCGAGGCCGGGGCGACGGCCGCGCAGGAGCTGGCGTACACGCTCGCCGACGGCTTCGGGTACGTCGAGCTGGGTCTGAGCCGCGGCCTCGACGTCGACGTCTTCGCGCCCGGCCTGTCCTTCTTCTTCGACGCGCACCTCGACTTCTTCGAGGAGATCGCCAAGTTCCGCGCCGCGCGTCGCATCTGGGCCCGGTGGATGCGGGACGTCTACGGCGCCAGGACCGACAAGGCGCAGTGGCTGCGCTTCCACACGCAGACCGCCGGGGTCTCGCTGACCGCCCAGCAGCCGTACAACAACGTCGTGCGTACGGCCGTCGAGGCGCTCGCGGCGGTGCTCGGCGGCACCAACTCGCTGCACACCAACGCGCTCGACGAGACGCTCGCGCTGCCGAGCGAGCAGGCCGCGGAGATCGCGCTGCGCACCCAGCAGGTGCTGATGGAGGAGACCGGGGTCGCCAACGTCGCCGATCCGCTGGGCGGTTCGTGGTACATCGAGCAGCTGACGGACCGGATCGAGGCGGACGCCGAGAAGATCTTCGAGCAGATCAAGGAGCGGGGGCTGCGGGCGCACCCCGACGGGCAGCACCCGATCGGGCCGATCACGTCCGGCATCCTGCGGGGCATCGAGGACGGGTGGTTCACCGGAGAGATCGCCGAGTCGGCGTTCCGGTACCAGCGGTCGCTTGAGAAGGGCGACAAGAGGGTCGTCGGCGTCAACGTCCACACCGGCTCGGTCACCGGCGACCTGGAGATCCTGCGGGTCAGCCACGAGGTGGAGCGGGAGCAGGTGCGCGTGCTCGGGGAGCGCAGGGCCGGACGGGACGAGAGCGTCGTCCGCTCCGCGCTGGACGCGATGCTGGCGGCCGCGCGGTCCGGCGCCAACATGATCGAGCCGATGCTCGACGCCGTGCGCGCCGAGGCCACGCTGGGCGAGATCTGCGGGGTGCTGCGGGACGAGTGGGGCGTGTACACGGAGCCCCCGGGGTTCTGA
- a CDS encoding TetR/AcrR family transcriptional regulator, which produces MQSRTSAARAGRPRSAAADAAILAATRAALVELGWSRLTLGDVATRAGVAKTTLYRRWAGKNELVVDAVAELFDELRLPDRGSLAADIEGVVLQFAEILARPEARSGLMAVVAESTRDEALRERIRTSIVDRQKRLVLEGRARAQDRGELPPEPDPEEAARTAGLIFDIVAGAVVHRTLVSAEPADEEWVRGFTRVLLTGLAASG; this is translated from the coding sequence ATGCAGAGCCGCACCTCCGCCGCCCGCGCCGGCCGGCCGCGCAGCGCCGCCGCCGACGCGGCGATCCTGGCCGCCACCCGGGCGGCGCTGGTGGAGCTGGGCTGGTCCCGGCTCACCCTGGGGGACGTGGCCACCCGGGCCGGGGTCGCGAAGACGACGCTGTACCGCCGCTGGGCGGGCAAGAACGAACTCGTGGTCGACGCCGTCGCCGAACTCTTCGACGAACTCCGCCTCCCCGACCGCGGCAGCCTCGCCGCCGACATCGAGGGTGTGGTCCTCCAGTTCGCGGAGATCCTGGCCCGGCCCGAGGCCAGGAGCGGCCTGATGGCCGTGGTCGCCGAGTCGACGCGCGACGAGGCGCTGCGCGAACGCATCCGCACCTCGATCGTGGACCGCCAGAAACGCCTGGTCCTGGAGGGCCGCGCCCGCGCCCAGGACCGGGGCGAACTCCCCCCGGAGCCGGACCCGGAGGAGGCCGCCCGCACGGCCGGCCTGATCTTCGACATCGTCGCGGGCGCCGTGGTGCACCGCACCCTGGTCAGCGCCGAACCGGCGGACGAGGAATGGGTGCGCGGTTTCACCCGGGTCCTTCTGACCGGGCTGGCGGCGAGCGGTTGA
- a CDS encoding tetratricopeptide repeat protein has product MQPRNMSMSGVVDLAAVKAAQEAKAKAEQARAQAAREGGAGAVSPADLVIDVDEATFESDVLQRSAEVPVVIDFWAEWCQPCKQLSPVLERLAVEYNGRFLLAKIDVDANQMLMQQFGIQGIPAVFAVVAGQALPLFQGAAGEEQIRQTLDQLVQVAEQRFGLTGLTVDPDAEAGAQTAPQVPVGPYDALLNAASQALDAGDLGGAVQAYKNVLADDPANPEAKLGLVQAELLQRVQGLDPQRVRKDAAEKPADVQAQIVAADLDLVGGHVEDAFGRLIDTVRRTAGEDRDAARLRLLELFEVVGPEDPRVTGARRALARALF; this is encoded by the coding sequence ATGCAGCCACGGAACATGTCCATGAGCGGAGTCGTCGACCTCGCCGCGGTGAAGGCGGCCCAGGAGGCTAAGGCGAAGGCGGAGCAGGCGCGCGCCCAGGCGGCCAGGGAGGGCGGCGCGGGGGCGGTCTCCCCGGCCGATCTCGTGATCGACGTCGACGAGGCCACTTTCGAGAGCGATGTCCTCCAGCGGTCGGCGGAGGTGCCCGTCGTCATCGACTTCTGGGCCGAGTGGTGTCAGCCCTGCAAGCAGCTGAGCCCGGTCCTGGAGCGACTGGCCGTCGAGTACAACGGGCGCTTCCTCCTCGCCAAGATCGACGTCGACGCCAACCAGATGCTGATGCAGCAGTTCGGCATCCAGGGGATCCCCGCGGTCTTCGCGGTGGTCGCGGGTCAGGCCCTGCCCCTTTTCCAGGGAGCGGCGGGCGAGGAGCAGATCCGGCAGACGCTGGACCAGCTGGTGCAGGTCGCCGAGCAGCGGTTCGGGCTGACCGGTCTGACCGTCGACCCGGACGCCGAGGCGGGCGCGCAGACGGCCCCTCAGGTCCCGGTCGGCCCGTACGACGCGCTGCTGAACGCGGCCTCGCAGGCGCTGGACGCCGGCGACCTGGGCGGCGCGGTCCAGGCGTACAAGAACGTGCTGGCCGACGACCCGGCCAACCCCGAGGCCAAACTCGGCCTGGTGCAGGCCGAGTTGCTCCAGCGGGTGCAGGGTCTCGACCCGCAGCGGGTGCGCAAGGACGCGGCCGAGAAGCCCGCCGACGTGCAGGCGCAGATCGTCGCCGCCGACCTGGATCTGGTGGGCGGTCATGTGGAGGACGCCTTCGGCCGGCTCATCGACACCGTGCGGCGCACCGCCGGTGAGGACCGGGACGCGGCGCGGCTGAGGCTGCTGGAACTCTTCGAGGTCGTCGGGCCCGAGGATCCGCGAGTCACGGGGGCGCGCCGGGCGTTGGCGCGGGCGCTTTTCTGA
- a CDS encoding DUF6230 family protein, with product MESQVRGGTRWKRFAVVMVPSVAATAAIGVALAQGALAASFSVSGQSFKVSADKLEGEGFSQYGAIDKGYTLEGKETVHPVAVSAFRDAKITNLCQSVVTPNVPVFGSVSLILKAGGGKTPVKAHNIYIDVADLQADATFNNIDIGVAAQDAGKGPGMKGGNELSNPFGFAQQAETATLIDVKQTAWATTAGTFELSGLKMSLSTKAKECY from the coding sequence ATGGAGTCCCAGGTGCGTGGCGGGACGAGATGGAAGCGGTTCGCTGTGGTCATGGTGCCCAGCGTGGCCGCGACGGCGGCGATAGGCGTGGCCCTGGCTCAGGGTGCCCTCGCCGCGTCGTTCAGCGTGTCGGGTCAGTCGTTCAAGGTGTCGGCCGACAAACTGGAAGGTGAGGGGTTCTCTCAGTACGGGGCGATCGACAAGGGGTACACCCTCGAGGGCAAGGAGACGGTGCACCCGGTCGCGGTCTCGGCGTTCAGGGACGCCAAGATCACGAATCTTTGCCAGTCCGTGGTCACCCCGAACGTTCCGGTCTTCGGTTCGGTGAGCCTCATCCTCAAGGCCGGCGGCGGCAAGACCCCGGTCAAGGCCCACAACATCTATATCGACGTCGCCGACCTGCAGGCCGACGCCACGTTCAACAACATCGACATCGGTGTTGCGGCCCAGGACGCCGGCAAGGGTCCGGGCATGAAGGGCGGCAACGAGCTGTCCAACCCCTTCGGGTTCGCCCAGCAGGCCGAGACGGCCACGCTGATCGACGTGAAGCAGACGGCGTGGGCGACCACCGCCGGAACCTTCGAGCTGAGCGGCCTGAAGATGTCGTTGTCGACGAAGGCCAAGGAGTGCTACTAG
- a CDS encoding DUF6114 domain-containing protein yields MSAETPAAAGQFTRRRLQFRAWRGTRPFWAGLFVLLGGLPIMYFPYAHLQLGHLTLAMATTAGAGSLIIGVLLVVLGISLWFQKHIRVFAGVAAILLALVSIPVSNFGGFVLGFLLALIGGAMAVSWAEGVPPAPEDAERDGPVRGGAPEAAPGPAEDGAVPPGPVVDPMSKEGPSQGFEALGENDLSGTSPANGANGRRSAG; encoded by the coding sequence ATGAGCGCCGAGACTCCTGCCGCAGCCGGCCAGTTCACCCGCCGGAGGCTGCAGTTCCGCGCCTGGCGGGGCACACGTCCGTTCTGGGCAGGCCTGTTCGTCCTGCTCGGCGGCCTTCCGATCATGTACTTCCCGTATGCCCACCTCCAGTTGGGTCATCTGACGCTGGCGATGGCGACCACCGCGGGAGCCGGTTCCCTGATCATCGGCGTGCTGCTCGTCGTCCTGGGCATCAGCCTCTGGTTCCAGAAGCACATCAGGGTCTTCGCGGGTGTCGCGGCGATCCTGCTGGCGCTGGTGTCCATCCCCGTGTCCAACTTCGGCGGCTTCGTCCTCGGCTTCCTGCTCGCGCTCATCGGCGGCGCGATGGCCGTGTCGTGGGCGGAGGGTGTGCCGCCCGCGCCGGAGGACGCCGAACGGGACGGCCCGGTACGGGGCGGAGCCCCCGAGGCCGCGCCCGGCCCGGCGGAGGACGGCGCGGTACCGCCCGGGCCTGTGGTGGACCCGATGAGCAAGGAGGGCCCCTCCCAGGGCTTCGAGGCACTGGGGGAGAACGACCTGTCAGGAACGAGCCCGGCCAACGGGGCGAACGGGAGGCGAAGTGCCGGCTGA
- the pyk gene encoding pyruvate kinase, which translates to MRRSKIVCTLGPAVDSHEMLVAMIDAGMNVARFNFSHGTHAEHQARYDRVRAAAKETGRAIAVLADLQGPKIRLETFAEGPVELERGDEFTITTEDVPGDKHICGTTYKGLPADVSRGDQVLINDGNVELKVVDVEGPRVKTIVIEGGVISDHKGINLPGAAVNVPALSEKDIEDLRFALRMGCDMVALSFVRDAKDVSDVHRVMDEEGRRVPVIAKVEKPQAVENMQDVVMAFDGVMVARGDLAVEYPLEKVPMVQKRLIELCRRNAKPVIVATQMMESMITNSRPTRAEASDVANAILDGADAVMLSAESSVGAYPVETVKTMSKIVKAAEEELLGKGLQPLVPGKKPRTQGGSVARAACEIADFLGAKGLVGFTQSGDTARRLSRYRACQPILAFTTDESTRNQLALSWGVEPHVVPFVNSTDEMVDLVDQELVKLNRFAPGDTVIITAGSPPGVPGTTNMVRVHHLGGGTRD; encoded by the coding sequence ATGCGCCGTTCGAAAATCGTCTGTACTCTCGGCCCAGCGGTCGACTCCCACGAGATGCTCGTCGCCATGATCGACGCGGGCATGAACGTGGCCCGGTTCAACTTCAGCCACGGAACGCACGCCGAGCACCAGGCACGGTACGACCGGGTCCGCGCCGCGGCCAAGGAGACCGGCCGGGCCATCGCCGTCCTCGCCGACCTCCAGGGCCCGAAGATCCGGCTGGAGACCTTCGCCGAGGGTCCGGTGGAGCTCGAGCGCGGTGACGAGTTCACCATCACCACCGAGGACGTCCCGGGCGACAAGCACATCTGCGGTACGACGTACAAGGGGCTGCCGGCCGACGTCTCGCGCGGCGACCAGGTGCTCATCAACGACGGCAACGTCGAGCTGAAGGTCGTGGACGTCGAGGGCCCGCGGGTGAAGACGATCGTCATCGAGGGCGGCGTCATCTCCGACCACAAGGGCATCAACCTGCCCGGCGCCGCGGTGAACGTGCCCGCGCTGTCCGAGAAGGACATCGAGGACCTGCGCTTCGCGCTCCGCATGGGCTGCGACATGGTCGCCCTGTCCTTCGTCCGCGACGCCAAGGACGTCTCCGACGTCCACCGGGTCATGGACGAGGAGGGCCGCCGCGTCCCCGTCATCGCCAAGGTGGAGAAGCCGCAGGCGGTGGAGAACATGCAGGACGTCGTGATGGCGTTCGACGGTGTGATGGTCGCCCGCGGCGACCTGGCCGTCGAGTACCCGCTCGAGAAGGTCCCCATGGTGCAGAAGCGCCTGATCGAGCTGTGCCGGCGCAACGCCAAGCCGGTGATCGTGGCGACCCAGATGATGGAGTCGATGATCACCAACTCCCGTCCGACCCGCGCCGAGGCCTCCGACGTGGCCAACGCGATCCTGGACGGGGCCGACGCGGTCATGCTGTCGGCCGAGTCGAGCGTGGGTGCCTACCCGGTCGAGACCGTCAAGACGATGTCGAAGATCGTCAAGGCGGCCGAGGAGGAGCTGCTCGGCAAGGGACTGCAGCCGCTGGTGCCGGGCAAGAAGCCGCGCACGCAGGGCGGTTCGGTGGCCCGCGCCGCCTGCGAGATCGCCGACTTCCTGGGCGCCAAGGGCCTGGTGGGCTTCACCCAGTCCGGCGACACCGCGCGCCGGCTGTCCCGCTACCGCGCCTGCCAGCCGATCCTGGCCTTCACCACCGACGAGTCCACCCGCAACCAGCTCGCGCTCAGCTGGGGCGTGGAGCCGCACGTGGTGCCGTTCGTCAACAGCACCGACGAGATGGTCGACCTGGTCGACCAGGAGCTGGTGAAGCTCAACCGCTTCGCCCCCGGCGACACGGTCATCATCACCGCCGGCTCGCCCCCCGGCGTCCCCGGCACCACCAACATGGTCCGCGTCCACCACCTGGGCGGCGGCACCCGCGACTGA
- a CDS encoding acetate kinase: MTATRVLVLNSGSSSLKYQLLDMRDATRLAVGLVERIGEQTSRLKHTCLATEAGREQSGPIADHDAALKAVAEELARDGLGLDSPELAAIGHRVVHGGMFFTEPTVIDSAVLTEIERLIPVAPLHNPANLTGIRTAMALRPDLPQVAVFDTAFHTTMPESAARYAIDTRTADRHRVRRYGFHGTSHAYVSRATAELLGRAPEDVNVIVLHLGNGASASAVRGGRCVDTSMGLTPLEGLVMGTRSGDLDPAVIFHLQRVGGMSMDEVDTLLNKRSGLFGLCGDNDMREIQRRMEEGDDDARLAFEIYIHRLKKYVGAYYAVLGTVDAVAFTAGVGENAAFVREAALAGLEGLGLAVDRDRNAVRGDEARLISPEGARVAVAVVPTDEEMEIATQTYALVGKDA, translated from the coding sequence GTGACCGCGACCCGCGTCCTCGTCCTCAACTCCGGCTCCTCGTCGCTGAAGTACCAGCTGCTCGACATGCGCGACGCGACCCGGCTCGCCGTCGGCCTGGTGGAGCGCATCGGCGAGCAGACCTCCCGGCTCAAGCACACCTGCCTGGCCACGGAGGCCGGCCGCGAGCAGAGCGGCCCGATCGCCGACCACGACGCCGCGCTGAAGGCGGTCGCGGAGGAACTGGCCAGGGACGGGCTCGGCCTGGACTCCCCCGAACTGGCCGCGATCGGGCACCGGGTGGTGCACGGCGGCATGTTCTTCACCGAGCCCACCGTCATCGACTCCGCCGTGCTCACCGAGATCGAGCGGCTGATCCCGGTGGCGCCGCTGCACAACCCGGCCAACCTCACCGGCATCCGCACGGCCATGGCGCTGCGCCCCGACCTGCCGCAGGTCGCCGTCTTCGACACGGCGTTCCACACGACCATGCCGGAGTCCGCGGCCCGCTACGCGATCGACACGAGGACCGCCGACCGGCACCGGGTGCGGCGCTACGGCTTCCACGGCACCTCGCACGCCTACGTCTCCCGGGCGACCGCCGAGCTGCTGGGCAGGGCGCCCGAGGACGTCAACGTCATCGTGCTGCACCTGGGCAACGGCGCGTCGGCCTCGGCGGTCCGTGGCGGCCGGTGCGTGGACACCTCCATGGGGCTCACCCCGCTGGAGGGGCTGGTGATGGGAACGCGTTCCGGTGACCTCGACCCGGCCGTCATCTTCCATTTGCAGCGAGTCGGCGGAATGTCCATGGACGAGGTCGACACTCTCCTCAACAAGAGGAGTGGTTTGTTCGGTCTGTGCGGCGACAACGACATGCGGGAGATTCAGCGCCGGATGGAGGAGGGCGACGACGACGCACGACTCGCGTTCGAGATCTACATCCACCGGCTGAAGAAGTACGTGGGTGCCTATTACGCGGTACTCGGCACGGTGGACGCGGTCGCCTTCACGGCCGGGGTCGGCGAGAACGCGGCCTTTGTGCGCGAGGCCGCCCTCGCGGGCCTGGAGGGCCTGGGCCTGGCGGTGGACCGCGACCGGAACGCCGTACGCGGCGACGAGGCGCGGCTGATCTCGCCCGAGGGCGCGCGGGTCGCCGTGGCCGTGGTTCCCACGGACGAGGAAATGGAGATCGCCACCCAGACTTACGCACTGGTCGGAAAGGACGCCTGA